The stretch of DNA CAGTGGTGGATATTGAGCAGGCGCGCCGGAAGGCCTTAGGCTTTTTAAAAGACCGGGGTTTCGGGGAAATGCGCTCTACCTATCACCTGCTCCATGGCAATTTTGCCACCTTCAACTGCGCAGCGTTGCAGGACGGAGTGACTATTTATCCCGACCTGGTGAAAGTTACGGTTGCCCTGGATAATGGTGAAGTTACAGGGTTAGAGACCTCCGGCTACCTGATGTCACACCGGAAGCGGGATTTACCAAAGCCTTCAATATCTCAGGAGCAGGCCAGGGCAGCCATTAATCCTCGTTTTGAGGTGTCCGGGGGCAAATTGGCCCTGATCCCTGTCGGGACCAAGGAGGAAAAACTGACTTATGAGTTTCAGGGAAAGCTGGGGCAGGAGTCCTACTTGATCTACGTGAACGCGCTCAACGGGAGAGAGGAAAACATATTGAAGCTGATCGACACTCCAGGGGGTACCTTGACCATGTAGCCCAGCTGAAAAACATTGCAGGTGTCAAGGACTGAGAAAATGTCACCCCCCTCTAAAACGTTAGGACTTAAAAGGGTGACATTTTCTCAGTCCGCTTACAGGGTGACATGATCACAGAACAAACACAACTGAAAAACATTGCAGGTTGACACCTCCCGGCGCGCGTGCTATAATTGTTTCAATTTTATGACAGGGTGATGACAGGGAAGAATGGCGCTGTATTCATTAGCGAGCCGGGGTTTGGTGCAAGCCCGGTTGAGGAAAGCGTCCGGGCCGCCCTTGAACCGCGGGCGAAAAACCTTTAGTGGGAAGTAAGCTTTGCCGGAATGCCTCCGTTAACGGGCAAAAGAGAATCGATTAGATCGTTTAAGCTTTTCGGTTAATTAGGGTGGTACCGCGAGAGTATTCCCGTCCCTTTGCTGTGAGGACGGGTTTTTTTATTGCAAACTTGGCTTTAAAAAAGGACGCTAACGAAGCAAGGAGGCTGTCACTTGAAGGAAATCCTGGAGATTTTACAGGCTGATGGACGACTTACCCCCAGGCAGATTGCGACAATGCTGAACAGGGACGAAGCGGAAGTTGCCGCCACCATTAAGGATATGGAAGAAAAAAAGATTATCCTGGGGTACTTCACTTTGATTAACTGGGATAAGGTGAAGGGGGAAAGGGTTTCCGCTATCATCGAAGTAAAGCTTTCTCCCCAGCGCGAGGTGGGGTTTGACGCAATTGCCGAGCGCATTTACCGTTTTCCGGAAGTTGGCAGTGTCCGCCTGATGTCCGGCTCATACGACCTGTCGGTGATGATCAAC from Pelotomaculum schinkii encodes:
- a CDS encoding Lrp/AsnC family transcriptional regulator; protein product: MKEILEILQADGRLTPRQIATMLNRDEAEVAATIKDMEEKKIILGYFTLINWDKVKGERVSAIIEVKLSPQREVGFDAIAERIYRFPEVGSVRLMSGSYDLSVMINGRTLQEVAYFVSNKLATIENVISTCTHFVLKTYKYHGTILDDAEEDRRLVVTP